The Candidatus Dependentiae bacterium genomic interval CGTATTAATAAAGCCGTGTTGGACCATGGTAATGGCATCGGTATATCCTTCAACTAAAAACACCGTATTTTGTTCTTGAATAGATTTTTTCGCGCTGTCAAGGCCAAATACAAGACTGCCTTTGTTAAAAAAGGCGTGATCATGCGAATTGTAATATTTAGCCCGTTCATCTTCTTGTTTATAAACACGGCCACCAAAGCCGCAAAAACGGCCAAGCAAATCCTTTATAGGAAAAAGTATGCGATCTTCAAAGGGGCAGTAAAGACCATTTTTGCCTTCAAGTAATATTTTAGCTGTGATAAAGTCTTGAGCAAGTAAAGCTTCTTTTTGACCATAGGCGAGTAACTCTTTAACAGCAACAGGGCCTAAGGGCATAAACCCCAAACAAAAGTCGGTAATGCTTTTTTTAGTAAAGTGGCGTGCATGTAAATATTCAAGAACGGTTATGGTTCTTCTTAGTTGCATATGGCACCAACGGGCAAACACGGTGCAAGTCAGTATATACCGTTTTTTATCTTCTTGGCTTGTGTCTGCTTTTGTCCACTTAGTATCTTGAGGTATGTCTATAGAGTACCGTTCAGCAAGCTGTTGAGCTGCTTCTAGTGGTGTGCAATTTTCTGCTTTAGCTACAAAGGTAATAACATCGCCACCATGTTGACAGCCAAAACAGTAAAAGATTTCTTTGTGAGGACTAACGGTAAAAGAAGCTGTCTTTTCGTGGTGAAAAGGACATGAGCCTTTCCAATAAAGGCCAGCTTTTTTGAGCGTAGTATACTCGCTTACTAAAGCTAAAATGGATACTTTTTGTTTTATGCTATTAAACAGATTCATGATAATGCTTTGGTTTAGGCCATACATGAGCTATGAGCACGAGAGCTGCTCCTAAAGCAAAGAGGCCTAACGCTATATACTGATGAAAAGAAAAAAAGCTTGTCTTTGTAGTGAGTATCTGGTTGTTCTGAAAAATTCTATCGCCTCTAAAAAAATCTACGATAAAACGCTCTGTACTTAAAAACATAATATACAGCCCCGCTAAACTGCCTACGGGTAACTTAGCTTGATTATTTATAAAACGCATAACTAAAAAAATAACTAAAAATATGCCGGTGCTATAGAGCTGTGTAGGATGTAATTTAATAAATAATGGTGCAAAAACATCAGGATTAGTATAGGTAATACCCCAAGGCAGGGTGGTTGGTTTGCCATAACAGCAGCCTACTAAAAAGCAACCAGTTCGTGCTATGCCTTGTAAAAGCGGTCCATAGAGTGCAGCTAAATCAAGTATAGGTAGCAAGGGAATGCCTCGCTTATATAAATAAAGTGGTGCATAAATAAGTACTGCTATAACACTGCCAAAAACAGACAGGCCTCCATTCCAAATGCTTAGTACTTGACTTATGCTGGTATACTCATGCCAATCACCTATAACATGCAGTAAGCGACCGCCTACTATGCCTGCTAGAGCTGATTCTACTACAAGATTAATAAAATCCTCTTGGCTTATATATTTTTTTCTTAAGGGGTGCTGTAATGCACGCCAGAGAAAAACAATAAGACCAACACCAATAGCAACACTGTAATTACTTAATGCGAAGTTGCCAATAGACACTAGTTTTGGGTACATGCTTTTTCTACTTATGCTGAAGGTTTATTTTTAAGTATACTCTATCTGAAGACTTTGTCAGGTGGTGCACTGGTATTTGTAAAAGTAGGTTCTCTAGGTTAAACTAAAATAAAATTAGTTATAATTAAACCTAAATTATATAAAAAGTCGAGGAACCTGATGGAATGTAATTTGCTTGCGCTGCAATCGTTTTTAGAGTCTACCTCAATGGTACTTATTGTTCTAGGTATAAGTTTTCTACTGGCAAGACTGGTAAGAAAAGGGCTGGATAAACTTGAAGAATCTCCTGATGCTCCGGCAGAACTCGATACAGCTCATGTGCGATTTGCCAAACATTTTGTTGTAGGATTTATCTATTTTATTGGTATAGGTATCGCTATTAGTCTGATTCCACCACTAAAAAGTGTGGCTTTTTCTCTGCTCGCTAGTACCGGCGTTCTTACTTTGGTTATAGGTTTTGCTTCTCAACAGGCTTTTTCTAATATTATCAGCGGGCTTTTTTTAGGTATTTTTAAGCCTTTTGTTATTGGTAATCATATTAAATTAGTAAAAGATAATATAGAAGGCACGGTAGAAGACATTACTCTGCGCCATACTATTATTAAAACTGCTGAAAATAAGCATATTATGATACCTAATGCAGTTATGAATGCTGAAATAGTAGAAAATACAGATTGGGCTGATGCCAGCTGGGCTGACGGTAAAATTCACAAATATATTGAAATTCCGCTTAATTATAACATAGATCTTACTAAGGCATTGGATATTATTCATGAAACACTTGCTAACCACCCTTTAATTATAGATAATCGTTCAGCTGAACAAAAAAAGCGTAAAGAGGCGCTGGTAGAAGTACACGTTATTAAATTAACACCATCAGCTATTATAGCTCGTGGTGCTGCTTGGACTAAAGGTGAAGCTGAAGGATATAAACTTGCCTGCGATGTCTATAAAACCGTTAAAGATCGTTTTGAAAAAGAAGAGATAACTTTTCCTCGCTGCTACTGTAGTGGTGGTCCAACACACCAAGAGAGCCCTCAGGCATGAGAGCTCTCTTGATTATCACTGGGATTAAATAAAATTAAAATTTTCTTTGTGCTTTAGGCGAATTTTGAGGGCTTGTCTGAGGAGATAGTCCCATCATTTCACGTAACTGATTGTTTTCTTCACGCAGGCGTTTTTTGTCTGATTGCAGCTCTGTTATCATGCTAATATACGTAATTACTAGTTTTTTTAACTGATCAGTACCAAATGTATCAAGGTGCTCGCTAACTGAAAGTTCTGAGTTATTGTTTTGATTTATGGAGCTAAAACCAGATCCATTAGAATTAGAGTTCATGCCATCAAAACTAGTTCTTCTAGCCGGTGTTACTAATGCTTTAGGAAGTTCTTTGCTAAAATCATCAAAAGTTTTACCCAAAAATCCTAAACAATCTCTATTTGCTTCTCTTCTATCAGCAGAAGACAGAGCCTCATACTTTTCTGTCATAATACCAATAAGTTGCATAAGCATAGGATTGCTTGTTCTACCTGTACTAAGTAATTCTATGTTAGTCTCTTTATAGCTATTATAAGCCTGAAGACAAGTAAAAAATACTTTAAGATCTTGGCTTTGTTCTTCAGAACCCGCAGCGGCGGTTTCTGCTTTTGATTTGTTATCTACAAGTTCTTCTTTGCCAGATGAAACTGCTCTGTTGTTTTGTGTATTAGTTGTTTGAGTTGGTAATGGAAGGAGCACTCCTTCATCTTGCAATGCTTCTGTAAGTAACATTTTTTCGTCATCACTGAGTGTTGCAAAGTCTGTAGCAAAGGCTAGCTGGTTAGCTTGTGTAGGATTAGCTGCGTAAATGCGTGCTTTTGCAGCACAATCTACCATATCAACAGCATAGTGGTAGGATGCAAAAGAAACTAATAAGCTTAAAGTTAAAAATTGTTTTTTCATAAGAACCCTTTATTATTTAAATAATTTTCCATTTTATATTTTTAATTATACTTATATTTACAAATTTTGCAAATTAAATTTTATATTATAAATGATATTTTAATGCGTTAGAAATTCTAGCTATAATACCAGGCTTTTTTGCTGGTTGAGCTGCCTGTGTAGTAATGACAGTAAGTAGGTCGTTAGGTAAATCGGTTATATGTATCGAACTTGAGAGTGTAGTTGGTTTGCTTTTTTTCATGTATTTAAGCAGTGCTGTAGCTCTTTTTTGTGCAAAATACGTACGTAGCAATGTTATTATTTGGGTATGATCATTTCCCCAAGCTGCTTCTTTTAGATCAAGAGCTCTTGCGTTTTGGCCCTTATAAGCTAAATCTAGTATAGTTTCGCCTCGTCTAGTTTTTCTATGAGGATCGGCATCTGTTAGCAGCAGCGCTTCCACTACTGCTTTACGTCCCTCAAACGCTGCCCATTGCAACGGTGTATACGAAATTTCTTCTGACAAGTTTTTGTGATAGTAAAAGTATTTAAAGGTACTGTTTGTGTTAGCTTGAGCTTTAATAAGTTTTAGAATTGAAGCTTCGTTATAGTGTATACATGCTTTGTGTAGAGGTGTCTGATTATCTCTATCTCTGTTGTCGACAGTAGCGCCATTGGCAATAAGTGTTTCAATATATTTTACGTCACCATCTTGGGCCGCATAGTGCAGCTGAATATTTAAGTGATCAGTTAATAATCGAACTATTTTTAGATTGTTAGCTTGTCGTGCTAATTGTAAAGCCGTTTTGCTCTGTTTGTTTTGTAGTAACACATGAGCGTCGGCTTCAAGTAAAAGCTGAGTTATAGTTTTTTCTTGAGTATCTCCTAGTCTGTTTTTAATAAAACTAACCGTTGAAGCTAGATAAAGAGAGCTACTATTTGTTTGGGCGTTATGAAGTTGAGTATCAGCAGCCACTGCGTAATGAAGTGGTGTATTTCCTAAACTGTCTTGGGCATTGACGTTTGCTCCTTGGGCAATAAGATCATGCACTTTATGAGTATTAGATTTTTTTACAGCTTTATGCAATGGCGTTTTGTAAGTCATGGTGTAAGTTTCTAAAAATTGTAAGCTCAAACAGGCTAAAAATAGAATGGAATACTTTTTCATTAGGGTCTCCTTGAAAGCTAAACCAATAGACAAGTTGCATTAGGGCTCAATCTGTTAATTAAAAGTATACATATATATTTAAATTTTTCAAGTTGAATTTTATTTAGAGAAGAAATTGGTGAAGAGTTTATACGAGCCTCTTCACCACAAAAAGAATAGAAAGTAGCCCGGGGGCTAAATTTTAGGAGTTTTTTACTGTTCGTCGTTGAGCATTAAGAAATTCACGTGTTTTAAAAATAAGTAACGAAATAGCTGCCGGAGTCATTCCTTGGATTAGGGCTGCTTGAGCTATTGTTTTAGGTTTATACTTAGTAAGCTTTTGTTGTAATTCTATGCATAAACCTGGAATAGCAGCAAAGCACATTTCTGCAGGAATCACAAGCTCTTGATACTGTTCTGTCTTTGCAATCTCTTTTTCTTCACGTTGAATATAGGGTGCATAGAGAATATCAGCATGAATAGTTTGTAAAGCTCGTTCTGAAAGCGTGTCGCCCGTTACGAGCTTGATGCGTCTATGCACTTCTTCTATTTCGCCTCTACCAAGCAGTTGTGTAAGTTCAAGGCTATTTTTACCTGCTTTAAGTTGTTCAACAGCGCTATGGACAATATCGCGTTCTTGCTTAATATCTTTGTAAAAGTCTTCTTTTATAAGACCAAGGCCATAAGCTTTTTCACCTAGGCGTTCAAATACGTTGTCTTGACGTAATAATAAGCGCCGCTCTGCGCGAGAAGTAAACATCCGGTAAGGTTCATCAACGCCCATGGTTACCAAGTCATCTATCATAATACCTATATAACCTTCATTACGGCTCATAATAAAGGGCTCTTGACCCGTATGTTTAAGATGAGCATTAATACCGGCTATAATACCTTGACCTGCAGCTTCTTCATAGCCTGTTGTACCGTTAATTTGCCCGGCTAAAAATAACCCAGGGACAGATTTAACCTCAAGCGTATGATGCAATTGATCAGGGAGCACGCAATCATATTCAACAGCGTAGCCTGGTCTTGTTATAATAGCTTGTTCAAAGCCTGCTATAGTGCGAATAAATTCTTTTTGTATGTTAACGGGTAAAGAAGTTGATAGACCGTTAGGATAAATCTCTTCACTTGAAGCGCTTTCAGGTTCTACAAACACATGATGAGAATTTTTATCTGCAAAACGTGAAATTTTATCTTCTATAGAAGGGCAGTAGCGTGGCGGTGTGCCTTTGATAAAGCCAGTAAATATAGGTGATAAATGAAAGTTTTTTTTGATAATAGCATGTGTATGCTCATTGGTATAGGTAATATAGCAATCTAGTTTAGGTTGCACAGTATGCGGTTTAAACTCAAATAAATGGCTTAACGCATCTGATCCTTGTGCTTCAAGTTTTGAAAAGTCTAAACTTGAACGTAGTAGACGTGGCGGTGTACCGGTTTTAAGACGGCGCATTTTAAGACCAACATCACTTAAAAAAGCTGACAAATTAGCAACCGATTCTTCACCTTGACGTCCTGCTGAATAATGGGTTTGTCCTACGTGAATTAAGCCGTTTAGGAAAGTTCCTGTAGTTAATATAACCGTGGGTGCATAGTAAGTTTCACCTTCACGTGTTATTAAACCACGTACTACTCTATTGTCATCGAGAATAATCTCGTTGACCATACCCATAATAATAGTTAAATTCTCTGTATGATCAAGCATTTGCTTGCTGAGCTTATTGTAAGCATGTTTATCAATTTGTAAACGAAGCCCTTGAACAGCAGGCCCTTTGCGTGTATTTAACATACGTGCTTGCAAGTAAGTTTGTGTGCATAGTTGTGGCATAAGGCCACCCAAGGCACTAATTTCAAACACGATATGACCTTTACCAATGCCACCCACAGCAGGGTTGCAAGGCATAAGGCCAATGCGATCAAGATGGAGTGTGATCATTAAGGTTTTAGAGCCCATACGAGCTGCAGCATAAGCAGCTTCAATACCAGCATGGCCGCCACCTACAACAATCACATCAAAATCGTAAGCGTAACTGCTGCTCATGAAATATCACCTAAATTCTAATGGATTAATTTTTTTTTAAAATACTTTTAATAACTAGTATACTAGAAATAGGTGTAAAAATAAAACTGAGCTTAACTACAGCGGGTTACTGAGTATTTTTTTTCATGCGTTCTTTTATAACGCGTAGTATTTCGGTTGTCTTTTTTTGAGCAATTATTCTTTTTACTTTCTCTGGCATAAGATATTTATACTGGCCTAAATAGGCGCCCAATAGTAACGTGTTGCTGGTATATTTGTACTTGTTAAGATCAGCACAAAAAGTCTTGTAAGCAGCATGAGAACCTAGAAGATTAATAATGTCTTGAGCAAAATCAGCAAAAGATTTGTTTGGATAAGTGTGTAAATCGAAAAAATCTTTAATAATATGCACTAAGTGCTCTTCTTGCGAGCTTGAAAGTGTGCTTCTGGTGACCGCTTGTAAGTAAAGAGAGCCATGAGCAGTAGTTATTGTTCCATAAAAAGTAGAAACAACAAGTATAAGTAAAGATAAAAACTTCATAATAAACCCTTTATGATAAAAGTGAGCTCTTAGTATTACTAGCTTACTTTTATTTGTGGGTAATTTGCAAAAGAAAAAGCCAGGAAAATTCCTGGCTTTTCTTTTTATAGTATAAACGCTTATTTTAAACGTGTTCTCATAACATTGATCATTTGTATTGTAGAGATTTTATTAAGCTCTGCTTTAATTGATGCTGGTATGTTAGGATCAGTTTTAAATTTCTGTAATGCTTTAGCAATTTCAGATTGTTTTTTTGAACTCTTAATTGCGTATAATGCTTTGCTTAATTCAGCAAATTTTGGATTAGCTTTTAGTTGAGTAGCCAGTTGAGTTGCATAGTGCTCAAAATTTCTTTGAGGGTTTCTTTTAATATCAATAAATTCTTTGATAGTTTCTAATACTTCAGCTTCTTGGGCTTCAGCTGCAAAGCTTACTGAACTGAGTGTAAAAGGTGCAATAAGTGCGAAAGCTAAGGCATAAAAACGTGCGTTAGATTTTAAGGTAATTAAATTCATGGTTATTCCTTTGTTATAAGTTACACGCATAAGCTTAAAATAAATAAGTAAGATAAAGCAAGTAAGCTTAGGTGTACAGTTTTATAGAGATGAATATCATTCACTTTGTATCTTTAAGTCTAAAGTAGTTGTAATTTATGTCAAAAGGCTAAGCTTCTAGATTAGGTTGCTGGTTTTAAATGGCACTGGTATGCTAAGCATATTTGCTTTTTATATTTATATTTAGGAACAATAACATATGCTCTATCATCTTGGTCTTTACTTACAAAACACGGTTACTTTTTTTAATGTTTTTCATTATGTAAGTTTTCGTGTTATGGCTTCATTGCTAACAGCGCTTATACTAGCGTTTATTTTTGGTAACTGGTTTATAGCTCAAGCATATAGATTTAAATCTAAAGTGCGTGAATATACGCCTCAGTCTCATCAAGCAAAAAACGATACACCTACTATGGGAGGTATTTTTATACTTGCTGTTGCTCTAACTTCCATGCTGTTATGGTGTAATCTAACTAAACCTGAAGTATGGCTCTTTGTTATCTGTTTACTTGGTTTTGGCGCTATTGGGTTTTGGGACGACTGGTCTAAAATTAAGTATCGTAAAGGTGTTTCTGAAAAAGTTAAACTAAGAGCGCAATTAGCAGTTGCTTTAACTACGTCTGTGCTATGGTATTTTTTGATGCAACCTGATACAGCACTTTGTATTCCCTTTTTTAAAAATATTAACCCTCATCTAGGTGTATTGCTTATACCGTGGGCTGTTTTTATTTTAGTTGGCACAAGTAATGCCGTTAATCTTACTGATGGCCTTGATGGCCTTGCTATTGGATCGCTTATTGTTACCTTTGGGACTTTTTCTATTATCTGTTATATAGCCGGGCATGCTGCCTTTGCCCATTATTTACATATACCGTTCGCCGGTACAGCTGAAGTAGCCATTATTGGTGCTGCTCTTGTGGGCTCTTCGCTTGGCTTTTTATGGTATAACGCTTATCCAGCTCAAATATTTATGGGCGATGTTGGCTCTTTAGCTCTTGGTAGTGCTTTAGCACTTATGGCTCTTATGGCACGACAAGAGTTATTGCTAGCGATAGCGGGCGGTGTATTTGTCGCTGAAACACTGTCTGTTATGGCGCAAGTTTTGTCTTATAAAATACTAAAAAGACGCCTTTTTAAAATGGCTCCTATGCATCATCATTTTGAATTACTAGGCTGGCCCGAAGCGCGTATTACTACACGCTTTGGCATTATTACCGTAGTTTTATGTTTGATTGCTCTTATGACGCTTAAGCTCCGTTAGATTTTTTCAAAGATTTCGTCATGTGAACTAGGCTCATGTTTTTTAAAGAACATATAGCTGCCAAAAATCAAGATACCAAAGAACACTATAAGTAAACTTGTAGGGCCTTTGATACTAATACTCCAGATAAATGAGCTTATAAGTAAGCAACAGCTCAATAAACTTAACACAGGCAGTAGAGTGATTTTATTGTATCTTCTATAAGTAAGGATAAGTAAAGCAAGTGAGCTTAACGTGTAAGCTATAGTGCCACCTAGAGCGCTTACTTGTTGTAGGGGTACTTGATTGCCTTTGGTAACCCAAAGATAAGTAAGTGCTATAAGTCCTTCAGTAATAACACACAAAATAGGTGCTGAGTATTTATTAAGAGTTAGAAAAAGCTTTTTTTTAAACACATGGTTATTTTCAGCCAGGGCATGTAGGTTCCAGCTGTTACTAAACATAATACCATAGCTTGAGCCTAACGAAGATGAAGCTATGCCAATATGCAGTAAGCTTTGAAGAGTGTTTTTACTACTAGCATCAGCACCAAGCAACTTGGTAAGTAATGCGGGGAAAACACTTAAATAGCCACCAGCTAAGCTTCCTAACGCTTGCCCTAAACTGCCAAAAAACATTGTCTGATAGAGTACTGCTATAGTTATTACAATACCATA includes:
- the mnmG gene encoding tRNA uridine-5-carboxymethylaminomethyl(34) synthesis enzyme MnmG, with the protein product MSSSYAYDFDVIVVGGGHAGIEAAYAAARMGSKTLMITLHLDRIGLMPCNPAVGGIGKGHIVFEISALGGLMPQLCTQTYLQARMLNTRKGPAVQGLRLQIDKHAYNKLSKQMLDHTENLTIIMGMVNEIILDDNRVVRGLITREGETYYAPTVILTTGTFLNGLIHVGQTHYSAGRQGEESVANLSAFLSDVGLKMRRLKTGTPPRLLRSSLDFSKLEAQGSDALSHLFEFKPHTVQPKLDCYITYTNEHTHAIIKKNFHLSPIFTGFIKGTPPRYCPSIEDKISRFADKNSHHVFVEPESASSEEIYPNGLSTSLPVNIQKEFIRTIAGFEQAIITRPGYAVEYDCVLPDQLHHTLEVKSVPGLFLAGQINGTTGYEEAAGQGIIAGINAHLKHTGQEPFIMSRNEGYIGIMIDDLVTMGVDEPYRMFTSRAERRLLLRQDNVFERLGEKAYGLGLIKEDFYKDIKQERDIVHSAVEQLKAGKNSLELTQLLGRGEIEEVHRRIKLVTGDTLSERALQTIHADILYAPYIQREEKEIAKTEQYQELVIPAEMCFAAIPGLCIELQQKLTKYKPKTIAQAALIQGMTPAAISLLIFKTREFLNAQRRTVKNS
- a CDS encoding ankyrin repeat domain-containing protein, producing the protein MKKYSILFLACLSLQFLETYTMTYKTPLHKAVKKSNTHKVHDLIAQGANVNAQDSLGNTPLHYAVAADTQLHNAQTNSSSLYLASTVSFIKNRLGDTQEKTITQLLLEADAHVLLQNKQSKTALQLARQANNLKIVRLLTDHLNIQLHYAAQDGDVKYIETLIANGATVDNRDRDNQTPLHKACIHYNEASILKLIKAQANTNSTFKYFYYHKNLSEEISYTPLQWAAFEGRKAVVEALLLTDADPHRKTRRGETILDLAYKGQNARALDLKEAAWGNDHTQIITLLRTYFAQKRATALLKYMKKSKPTTLSSSIHITDLPNDLLTVITTQAAQPAKKPGIIARISNALKYHL
- a CDS encoding phospho-N-acetylmuramoyl-pentapeptide-transferase; amino-acid sequence: MLYHLGLYLQNTVTFFNVFHYVSFRVMASLLTALILAFIFGNWFIAQAYRFKSKVREYTPQSHQAKNDTPTMGGIFILAVALTSMLLWCNLTKPEVWLFVICLLGFGAIGFWDDWSKIKYRKGVSEKVKLRAQLAVALTTSVLWYFLMQPDTALCIPFFKNINPHLGVLLIPWAVFILVGTSNAVNLTDGLDGLAIGSLIVTFGTFSIICYIAGHAAFAHYLHIPFAGTAEVAIIGAALVGSSLGFLWYNAYPAQIFMGDVGSLALGSALALMALMARQELLLAIAGGVFVAETLSVMAQVLSYKILKRRLFKMAPMHHHFELLGWPEARITTRFGIITVVLCLIALMTLKLR
- a CDS encoding mechanosensitive ion channel family protein, whose protein sequence is MECNLLALQSFLESTSMVLIVLGISFLLARLVRKGLDKLEESPDAPAELDTAHVRFAKHFVVGFIYFIGIGIAISLIPPLKSVAFSLLASTGVLTLVIGFASQQAFSNIISGLFLGIFKPFVIGNHIKLVKDNIEGTVEDITLRHTIIKTAENKHIMIPNAVMNAEIVENTDWADASWADGKIHKYIEIPLNYNIDLTKALDIIHETLANHPLIIDNRSAEQKKRKEALVEVHVIKLTPSAIIARGAAWTKGEAEGYKLACDVYKTVKDRFEKEEITFPRCYCSGGPTHQESPQA
- a CDS encoding prolipoprotein diacylglyceryl transferase; the encoded protein is MYPKLVSIGNFALSNYSVAIGVGLIVFLWRALQHPLRKKYISQEDFINLVVESALAGIVGGRLLHVIGDWHEYTSISQVLSIWNGGLSVFGSVIAVLIYAPLYLYKRGIPLLPILDLAALYGPLLQGIARTGCFLVGCCYGKPTTLPWGITYTNPDVFAPLFIKLHPTQLYSTGIFLVIFLVMRFINNQAKLPVGSLAGLYIMFLSTERFIVDFFRGDRIFQNNQILTTKTSFFSFHQYIALGLFALGAALVLIAHVWPKPKHYHESV